The genomic region AGCCAGCCGTGGCGAACATGTTGGTCAGGTTAAAAGCAGCAAGAGCGTTGCCCTTGTAGCCCCAGATATTGAAAGCGGTCGGAGGCAGAGCCGCGATCATACGGGAGCTGGGGGCGTTGGTGCCCTTCATGAACAGCACGCGGATCTGGTGGGTCAGGTCCTCGATGAAGGTGAGGTCCTTCACCATGAACGCAAGACCCCACTTGCCGGCGGGATCGTTAGCGAAAGCATCACCGGCGTTATCCAGGGAGGAACCATCGAAACCGAAGGTGGTCAGACCGAAGCCACCGGAGGAGACGACAGGCATCTGCTCGGAGCCGTTGGTCCAGCTTCCGTCTTCACCGGAGCCGTAGAAGCCGAGGAAGCCGAGGGTAGCGAAGTCGAGCTTGTAGTCGATTTCGGCAGCGGCGTACCAGCCGGCGCGGCGGGCGATGTCGTTGGAAGCTTCAACAGCGCCATAGGCGGCGTCGAACATGATCACGATGGGATCGAACATGTCGATCTGGCCGCCGAGACCCACCCACCACGCGGGGTAGTAGGCGTTGTCGCGGAGGATGCCATCATAGTAGTAGTCCCAGGGGGTGCCCAGGTAGTTCGCGGTGGCGCCACCAGCGTAGAGGGGCAGGGCCAGAGCGTGAGCCGGGGACAGGATGCCGGCAGGAGCGTTGTTGATGACGTTGCCGTTGATGGCGTAGTCGGAAGCGAACACGTTGCGGCCAACGGAAGCAACCACTCCGTAGGCCTGCAGCTCGAAGCCGTCACCGGTGTAGCCGAGGATCAGACCCCAGGCGTCGAACTCGTCAGCTTCGCGAGAGTTCTTGGTGAAGACGTTGTTGACATCCTGATCGTACAGACGAGCCCAGAAGGCGGTCACACCGAACTGGTCGGTGATTTGCCACACGGCGGCAACGGCAGCGACGTCGTCGTCGAAGATCGGGTTGGTCGTGATGTACTGGGGCAGCGCCAGACCCTGGATACCAACACGGAACATGAGCTCGGTGTTGGGAACCATGAAGTCGATGTAGGCGCGCTTGGTCTCGACGTTCACGCCGTCAGCGCCGAGCTGACCGCCGGAACCACGACCAACAGCACCGCCACGGCCCCACTGGATGGTGCCGATTTCGAACATCAACACGCCGCGGAGCATCTCGCTGGAGATGAAGTCGACCTGAACACGGGTACGCTGGGAGGCGTAGAAGCCGTCCTCAGACTCCTGGTCCCAACCATTCTCGTACAGGTTGGGATTGTCCGTGTAACCAAAGGTGAACTGGAATTCACCCTTTGCCTTCACTTCGGCTGCGCTTGCGGAAAGCGCGCCACCGAAGAGGAAAGCGGCCACGAGGGCCAGAGCAATGATCTTTTTCACAGCTCTTCTCCTATTGCTTTTGCGTTTGGGAACCTGACACATCATCCATAACTACCTTCCAGGTCCCCTTCTACGCCCGTGCAGACACCATTGCAAGGTTTTTTTGGCGTTTTTTTGACGTGGGTAAAAATTTTTATACGGTACAAATTCTTGTCCTCGGCCCACCGAAAATTATAAATATCGTTTCATTTCAATGCAATATGTCGGAACACCTCTCGAAAACTCTCGACAAACCCAAGAAATTTTCTAAAAAACTTCCCCCGGCATGTGACCCGTTCAATTTCTTTGACCACCAGCCCCGCAATCCCTATATCTCTCCCAGAGCGCATCGCCGTACTGTCAATGACCCAAAAGGCGGCGGCTCCCGGCAGTCTGTTTCAGGCGCAAGGGTGTTCCCTCCACGCTCTTGCCGAGGATGTTGCCGTTTCCATGATTGCGACTCTCCGCCAGACTTTTCGCCACCGGAACTCATTGCCCAACATTAATATAAGCTTCCATCCATGGCCTTCACCATAGACACACGCGCGCCGGAGCATGTCGAGC from Oceanidesulfovibrio indonesiensis harbors:
- a CDS encoding outer membrane homotrimeric porin; this translates as MKKIIALALVAAFLFGGALSASAAEVKAKGEFQFTFGYTDNPNLYENGWDQESEDGFYASQRTRVQVDFISSEMLRGVLMFEIGTIQWGRGGAVGRGSGGQLGADGVNVETKRAYIDFMVPNTELMFRVGIQGLALPQYITTNPIFDDDVAAVAAVWQITDQFGVTAFWARLYDQDVNNVFTKNSREADEFDAWGLILGYTGDGFELQAYGVVASVGRNVFASDYAINGNVINNAPAGILSPAHALALPLYAGGATANYLGTPWDYYYDGILRDNAYYPAWWVGLGGQIDMFDPIVIMFDAAYGAVEASNDIARRAGWYAAAEIDYKLDFATLGFLGFYGSGEDGSWTNGSEQMPVVSSGGFGLTTFGFDGSSLDNAGDAFANDPAGKWGLAFMVKDLTFIEDLTHQIRVLFMKGTNAPSSRMIAALPPTAFNIWGYKGNALAAFNLTNMFATAGYPWTFQTNQFFPGAGVPNVQLTTEDTYWEVNFDHEYKIYENLAAILELGMFDVQYGNDTWVHADTNTAWKAVFGLKYKF